CAGGCGGGTACTTCTTTGAACACCATGCTCAACGCCAAGGTGAACGAGAAGAAAGTAGACCCAGACGGCGACAAGTACACCAAGCGCTTCAACACCTTTGAGATTGACGTGCTCATTGGCATTGGGGCAGAAAGAAACCTGGGCCAGAGCACCAAGCTGTTTGGCGGCATCACCTACCACCGCGGCCTCACAGACGCAGATGACAGCTACTACTCAGACCTGTTTGGCGACGACAAGGTAGAGCTCAAGAACAATTCCTTCTCCCTGGATCTAGGCATTAAATTCTAAGTCGTTTTTGGCCTGTTTTCCAGAAAACAGGCCAAAAACGGAAGTCCTTGAAAAGAAGAAGCCCCTGTCTCTGTTGAGGCAGGGGCTTCTTCTTGTATTATAAGGCGCAGCAGATGTTATTCTTCTACCACGTCTCTGTCTTGTAAACTATTCACTTCTGAGTAAGCCGATTTCAGCTCAATCTCATCGCCGTGCTCGTCCATCACTTTGAAATCTGTGAGGGCCATGGCCGTATCCTTCATCACGGTCACCCACTTCATGTGCTTCAGGAACCATCTCCGTTGCTTGGAGAGTAATCCCTTGGTGTAGTAGGCGTGCAAGAACGGATGCACGTACAGCGTAATGTTTTTCTGATTCTGGCGGGTTAACAGATCTTCAATGGTCTGATCAATGTCATCCGTTACCAGAATGCTGGCCGAGATCTTGCCGCTTCCCTGACAGGTGGGGCAGACTTCACCGGTTACAATGTTTTGCTCAGGCCGTACGCGCTGGCGGGTAATCTGCATGAGTCCGAATTTGGAGATGGGCAGCACCGTGTACTTAGACCGGTCTTTTTTCATCTCTTCCTTTACTACATCCTGCACTTTTTGCCGGTTCTCGGCAGACTTCATATCAATAAAGTCTACTACAATGATTCCGCCCAGGTCCCGGAGGCGCAGCTGACGCGCTACCTCTTTGGCCGCAGTAAGATTCACATTCAGAGCGGTGGCCTCCTGGTCTGTCTCAGAGTTGGATTTGTTGCCGCTGTTCACATCTACCACGTGCAGGGCCTCTGTGTGTTCAATCACAAGGTAGCCGCCGCCTGGTATGCTCACTGTCTTCCCAAACAGGGACTTCAGCTGCTTTTCAATGTTAAAGTGTTCAAAGGTTTTCACCTTGCCCGTGTAATGCTTCAGAATCTTCAGCTTATCCGGGGCGATGGTCTCAATGTAAGTTTTGATCTCGTCGTATAACTTGGCATCATCTACCACGATGTTGTCAAAACTTTCATTCAATATGTCTCTCAACATGGAGGAGGAGCGTCCTAGCTCCCCAATCACTTTGTCGCGCTCTTTGGCGGTCTTCAAAGTGTTAATCCCTTCTTCCCAGGTGGCCACCATGCCACGCAGGTCCTTGTCTAGTTCTGCTACTTCCCGGCCTTCGGCCACGGTCCTGATAATGACGCCAAAGTTCTCCGGCTTAATGGAGGTGATGAGGCGTTTCAGGCGGGTGCGTTCCTCTTTGCTGACAATCTTCTTAGACACGCTTACCGTGTTTGAGAAGGGTACCAGCACCAGGTAACGGCCGGCCAGGGAAATCTCACAAGAAAGACGCGGGCCTTTGGTGGAGATAGGCTCTTTGACAATCTGTACCAAGATCTGCTGTCCTTTTTTGAGGACGTCTGCCATCTTGCCCAGCTTTTCTATCTCGGGCTCAAACTTGACTTGGTTTAGCTTGGCAGAGGCGTTTCTCTGGTTCTGCACCACTTTCACAAACTTGTTGAGAGTCTTAATGTTCTCTCCCAAATCATGGTAGTGCAGAAACGCGTCTTTGGAGTACCCAATGTCTACGAACGCTGCGTTCAGACCGGGCATTACCTTTTTGACGGTTCCCAGGAAAATATCTCCCACTGAGTAGTTGGTGTCATTTCTATCAAAATGATACTCTACCAGTCGCTTATCCTGCAGAAGGGCTATTCGTTCTCCATCTTGAGTAGAATTAATAATTAATTCGTTACTCAATGTGTTTGATGCTTAGATGAAAGAATATACCAAAAGCCCATCATTACCAAATACTTGGCAATGTGGGCTTTTAAGATCAAAGGACTATGCCTTATTTCTTCTTATGTCTGTTTTTGCGCAGACGCTTCTTTCTCTTGTGGGTAGCAATCTTATGTCTTTTTCTTTTTTTACCGCAAGGCATAGTCTTGATCTTTTTATAAGTGAAAAATATTTTAACTCTTGTGTTACTGGGCGTTGTTCATCTTCTGCAGATAGCTGTCTACAGAAGCCAACACCTCTGGGTCTTTGCTTAACTCCTTTACTCTGGCAAACGCCTTCTGGGCTTCTCCCTTCTGCTTGGTCTCTGCCAGCGACACGCCCAGGTAGAAATTGCCGTCTACGTGGCTAGGGTTCACCATCACCAGCTCCCTGAAACGCTCCACCGCCTTGTCATATTGATTAGACTGCATGGAAAGTACGCCCAGGTTAAAGAGCGCCTTTTCGTTTTTAGGGTCTGTGGCAATCACTTCTCTCAGCAGCGTCACGCCTTTCATGGGGTTGTCGCTGGCGATGTAGGTCATAGCCGTGTTGGTCTTGGCGTCCAGGTTGGCAGGGTTGTTTTTCAAGACCTTCTCATAGAGCTCCCGCGCTTTCTGTCCCATGGTCTGGGATCTATCTTGCGTGGCAGCAAAGGTGAAGGCTTCAAAATACTGGTCTGCCGCTTTCTGGTAGCTTTTCTCACCAGGTCTGGCCAGCGCTGCCTGCTCAAAGAAGTAGCCGGCACTGTCATACTTGCTGATGTTGGCAAACTTTTCTCCCAGTTGGGTGGCCGTCTGGGCTTTTGCCTGGCTGTTGCTTTCGCGGTTAAACTTGGTGCGCAATTCTGCGATTTCCTTTAACTGGGCGGGCGTAGCGGCGGCGTGAGCCTCTGCCGGATTACCTGGCATAGGGGCCGCTGCCTCTTCTGCGTGGTCTTCATGGCCCGGGTGATTAGGGTCATGCTCCTGTGCAACGGGGGCGGCGGTACCATCGGCGGCAAAGGTACCTTTCTTGTCTTTGTTTATAATCACTTTTGGCAAAAGGGCCAGCACAACAACCAGTACAATGGCAGAAATGACAAGCGCAACACGTCCTTTAGACATAATTCTCAGACCAATAGGTAATTAAAAACTCAGGTTTTAAGGCTGCAAAGATACAAAAAGCTTAGGAAACAACCGCCTCCTTGATTTTTTTGCTGTTTTTGATCTTAGCTACAAAGGTCTTAGACGGTTTGAAGCTAGGAATAAAGTGCTCGTCAATGATGATAGAGGTGTTCTTGGAGATGTTACGGGCTACTTTCTTGGCGCGCTTCTTATTCACAAAGCTTCCAAAGCCACGCACATAAATGTTATTGCCATCGGCCATAGAGTCCTTAACCACTTTGAAGAACGCCTCTACGGTTGCCGTAACATCAGATTTCTCAATCCCTGTCTTGTCCGCAATTTCTGATATAACTTCTGCTTTAGTCACTTGTTTAAACGATTAGTATTTGAGTGAAGATGAATATGTTTGTTGCAACTTGGCTGCACTGCTGCAGCACTCCGAAATCGGGGCACAAAGGTAACCGGCCTTTTTGGAAAGTA
The nucleotide sequence above comes from Nibribacter ruber. Encoded proteins:
- a CDS encoding HU family DNA-binding protein — its product is MTKAEVISEIADKTGIEKSDVTATVEAFFKVVKDSMADGNNIYVRGFGSFVNKKRAKKVARNISKNTSIIIDEHFIPSFKPSKTFVAKIKNSKKIKEAVVS
- a CDS encoding Rne/Rng family ribonuclease, which encodes MSNELIINSTQDGERIALLQDKRLVEYHFDRNDTNYSVGDIFLGTVKKVMPGLNAAFVDIGYSKDAFLHYHDLGENIKTLNKFVKVVQNQRNASAKLNQVKFEPEIEKLGKMADVLKKGQQILVQIVKEPISTKGPRLSCEISLAGRYLVLVPFSNTVSVSKKIVSKEERTRLKRLITSIKPENFGVIIRTVAEGREVAELDKDLRGMVATWEEGINTLKTAKERDKVIGELGRSSSMLRDILNESFDNIVVDDAKLYDEIKTYIETIAPDKLKILKHYTGKVKTFEHFNIEKQLKSLFGKTVSIPGGGYLVIEHTEALHVVDVNSGNKSNSETDQEATALNVNLTAAKEVARQLRLRDLGGIIVVDFIDMKSAENRQKVQDVVKEEMKKDRSKYTVLPISKFGLMQITRQRVRPEQNIVTGEVCPTCQGSGKISASILVTDDIDQTIEDLLTRQNQKNITLYVHPFLHAYYTKGLLSKQRRWFLKHMKWVTVMKDTAMALTDFKVMDEHGDEIELKSAYSEVNSLQDRDVVEE
- a CDS encoding tetratricopeptide repeat protein, which codes for MSKGRVALVISAIVLVVVLALLPKVIINKDKKGTFAADGTAAPVAQEHDPNHPGHEDHAEEAAAPMPGNPAEAHAAATPAQLKEIAELRTKFNRESNSQAKAQTATQLGEKFANISKYDSAGYFFEQAALARPGEKSYQKAADQYFEAFTFAATQDRSQTMGQKARELYEKVLKNNPANLDAKTNTAMTYIASDNPMKGVTLLREVIATDPKNEKALFNLGVLSMQSNQYDKAVERFRELVMVNPSHVDGNFYLGVSLAETKQKGEAQKAFARVKELSKDPEVLASVDSYLQKMNNAQ